Proteins from a genomic interval of Physeter macrocephalus isolate SW-GA chromosome 21, ASM283717v5, whole genome shotgun sequence:
- the LOC102994933 gene encoding translationally-controlled tumor protein-like, producing the protein MIISRDLISHDEMFSDIYKIREVEDGLCLGVEGKMVRRTEGNIDDSFVGGNASAEGPEGEGTESTVITGVDIVMNHHLQETSFTKEAYKKYIKDYMKSVKGKLEEQRPERVKPANFKNYQFFIGENMNPDGMAALLDYREDGVTPYMTFFKDGLEMEKC; encoded by the coding sequence ATGATCATCTCCCGGGACCTCATCAGCCATGATGAGATGTTCTCCGACATCTACAAGATCCGGGAGGTCGAGGACGGCCTGtgtctgggggtggaggggaagatGGTCCGTAGGACAGAGGGTAACATTGATGACTCGTTCGTTGGTGGAAACGCCTCCGCTGAAGGCCCCGAGGGAGAAGGGACCGAAAGCACAGTAATCACTGGTGTGGATATTGTCATGAACCATCACTTGCAGGAAACCAGCTTCACAAAAGAAGCCTACAAGAAGTACATCAAAGATTACATGAAGTCAGTCAAAGGGAAGCTTGAAGAACAGAGACCAGAAAGAGTAAAACCTGCTAATTTCAAAAACTATCAGTTCTTTATTGGTGAAAACATGAATCCAGATGGCATGGCTGCTCTGCTGGACTACCGTGAGGATGGTGTGACCCCGTATATGACTTTCTTTAAGGATGgtctagaaatggaaaaatgttaa